The segment TATGATGCTTAGTAACATGTGATGATGTAGATGAACACTACATGAGATGcagatatttttggcgtgtcattatactcaatcatgtgattcaGGACTTCATGAGCATGGGAAAGATAATGGAGGACAAacgagaaagggggatggaaggtagaagatatggaggtgaaatgagcttcttgtgtgttatcatcattgagctttattgtggaaaataggttatgaccatccaaATAAGGTTCGGCCTAGATAATCATTGTACCCTTTGCATGGAGaccagatagtcacaaacaaggaatttcCCAGTTCACagtagactcacaatgtcctcatatccttggatgagacatagtattactaaaagacaatccacaaatagcaaataggtgaacataccccatacttgcctttctagtcaaagacatcctggagattaaatccctagtcagagacatcccaaaaaggCTAAAAGAGATATcacaacaaaagataaaattaaaagaaaatcaaagacttgacaccaacatacaatGAAATCCTCAATTTATAAGTGTATCTTACCACACGTTAACatatttgatttggtcacaatgttgtcatcttgaTGAAGGACAGATAATGCTGAAAAATCTTTATTGTAGTCAAAGTCTACCGAAAGATTAATTTGGTGAAGGCTCGCTGCTacttatgtctcatctgaaactaacattatcccatgaaattgatactttctTGCATAGAAGAGTGAAAAATTTATTgtagattggcgatgcaagtgatcttttattgcagattgtgcgtgaAAAGATGGAAGTAATAAAAAGGCGTTGCTCCTCATAACATGCAATGCCAAGGTTCCATTTCCATCACTAGGTTTGGGATCTACCCCCAGTTATAgataggacctgatttattatgggtgAAAGGAAGAGGATGGAAAGGAGGTGTATAATGGAGGACAAACCAATCTTAggcagatcaataacaaaccatgatgggaatggtcAAGTTTATTATGGAataataggttgtgagtgtgtgcaaagtgaaagggtgaAACTAAATCCTAAAAGAGGGAAGAgaaaaagtctctacacatggtgttggtaacccagttttcaccacgaCACTTGCCTAAGGCGCCGCCGaagtggtttttaccattggacgaagttatttctctttactttttaaaaaaaattcaacatttttgtgtcacaaggcaagtatttgccatgttttcaccaaagtgacgattttttattttgtttgtatttttgatatttttattttatttttatttttatatttttttaatttctttgtattttttattaggatactttgaaaagctatgtgtaaaacctgcaaaggtgcaagTTGTTGATAGGgtcatccaatggttctccttgtagtgttgataactaatatgcacttgatccatatattgttgtgatgacataaggcccaagccaatttggttcaaacttgccccttttCTCTTTGTCCTACTGATTTTCAGGGTTTTCTCTTAgtaccaagtcacccacctcaaatatgcaaggttttaccttgtgattgtagatgCGACTTATATGTTGTTGACATGCTTTGAGATGATTGAATGTAGTTTGTCGATGCTCATCTAATAATTCTAAGTCTTGCAAGTAGGAAACAATGTTCTGGAACTTACATATCATTGCTCGATCTTTGAAATCTTTAATTTGTGAGATGAGGGTATCATGGCCAAAAGCAATTTGGAGCCCAGATTCTGCTTCGGCTTTGCCCATATTTTTTGCTTGTGTAGCTTTGTTTTTCGGTGGAGAGCCTTTAGGTACCTatatttgtttatttcattttgtgATCCGATTCTTTGTAGATCTAGGAGCATTCTTCCTCTCAAATCCAAATGCTTTATTCTTCCTTTCTAGTGCATTTGGCTTGTTTCCCTATAGGAAAATAGCATCATGATTTACTATTCCCATGATACACTTTTGGATTGAAGGGAGGCCCATGCCTATTTTGTTATCAATGAGGAAAGAAAATAGGACCTTTATTTTATGAGAAAACCCTGTTATCATTAGAGTACTTATCACGGATATGGATCTGGATTTCATCATGAGAAGAATATTCTTTAGGCCAAATGATTTGGAGTGCCAATGTTTTTTAGGGATCAGTGGGTTGAAAGGTGAACTCCTAGGGTAAGGGCATAAAATTGAAATGGAGTTAGGAAAATATGTGGGGCATCTTCATGTAGGGCCAACTACTTGGTCATGACTTTGGTGACGCCAGTTCTGAGTCAACCCAAAATATTATGCAGGATGCTGCCAAACTTTGCCTCTCATTTCGAGAAGAAAGTAAACAATCTACAAATCGAGGATTTGAAAATCACCCGTTGCTATTCTCCCGCTCGCTCTACATCTCCCCTCCAAGTCCCTATTCAATTTGGTATTATTAAGAGATTttcatatttaaatattattgATCAATTAACATTATTAGATTTTCATAacctattaaaattatttattttaaaaaataaattagaacAACTTTGACATTAAATTTTGTAtacaatttttttctaaaacttAAATGTTTTTTATAATTGATCACGTTACCAATAACAACTTTctttgttattaaaatttttcgaatattttattaattttaatttttaaggaTCTGAAAGTAAAGATTAAAAGAATATTTATTCAAGTTGGTATCAATAATAGACCTCCAAAATTTGGTATAATTGATGAAGTTACTGATACCAAACATATATTTATTCAAGGTCTAATGTCCCATCGATTTCAGAGATAATAACTTTCTCGTGTATAAAAAACGATGCAAGACATCCATTCAAGAAGTTAATATTAGAACCCATAAGTTAACCCATACCTAACTTAAATTCAGAAATGCACTGTCGTTACCATCTCAGTCACATTTCAGGGGAATAAAAAATTCCTTTCACTATCCTCCCTCCATAAGGGCTTTGGTGGTCCTGCTCCGAAGGCATGTCCAGCTCCACAGCAATCTATTCAGCCCATGGAAAGTGCCAATAGGAAGACAACACACAATGGTAAGTACTTGGAGAAAGTGGGTTTCCTCCAAAAATGTACTCTCACCAGCTGGATAAGTTTTTTTTATTCAATTTCCCTGAGAATTGCTGCACATAAATTTATGGGCCTGTCAAATATCATCTTTAGCGTGATAGAGTTGCCATTCACATCTGGTGGGGATTGTAAAGGCATTTgcagaaaataaattaattttcattactAAATCTTGAACAAGTGGCAACCCCATAGTTTCCCAATAGATGCATTGGGCTCAGTAGAATGTCATGCTTAGATTTTTTAATCTATTTCTAAAAAGTTTTTACAACtctcataaaatataaaatatgggtcaatgaatttgacttgaaaactacacagttgaattctgatagcaatatcataattcgTTTCATTCCAACCAAAAGACTAATGATAATTTTGTGTTCCTgtcaattataataattaaatctcTGAGGTGGCATTGTACTCACTTTTGCATTCTCttcattcatatcaaaatcaatcagCCCTTATGTAGTTTACCTGATTCAACTGCTTCGAAAGACATCCACTTTTTTTAAATACAGAGCAATCAACTGGAATTCCTGCACCGACGTGCCGTCTGGCCTAACTCATTACCATGATGATCATCAACACATATTGTCATGATTGTTTTCTGAAAACAAAATCACCTCTGCACTCTTTATTTTTCTATTATCTTAAATTCTTGACAAACCACTAAATCACTTGCTTCCACGTAAGTTGTCCATACATTAAGGACCACTTCATCCAATATCTTTACTTCTTATATTAGGTCAGAATAGTATATACTCATGTGAAGGGGATAATGGGAGTCTTAGAGTGGGTGGCAAGGTATTTTTAAAGTACTCATTAATTAGAGCAAAGTTATTCAGTCATCCTTTTATGTTCCATCTACAACTGTCCCAATTTGTGTTTGAATGGCATTATTTCTGTTTTCTGAAAAAAGTTGAGCCCTTTGAATTTTGGTCAGCGATGGAATTGACTTTAGTTGTGTCTTATCTTCTGAGTAATTATACAAGTCCTGTTGATTTCAGTCGTTTCTTATCTTCTATGTAATTCTACATTCAAGTAGAGCCTACCTAATAAGTGTATTCCTCTGAGAACAGTAGGAAGTTAGGAACAATGCAAGAAATGAAATATGATGCCAAGACACCTGGAGGCTTAAACCCATATTCATTATTTTTTCATTTCTGCTTATTATACTTTCTCTCAAGTTTGGGCAATCCGACAGGACAGATCCAATCTACTATGATGGTTTCATTGTATCATGATCATGTTTTCTTTTAGAATGCCTTTTTGACAAAGCTGCATAGGCATAGACGGCAACACTAAGGGTTTGGATTCTAGGGTTTTGTATTTGTCTAAGTAACCCCAACTTACCGCTAGCCAAAAGCCCTTTGTGGTAGCATGTTCATTTCTTTTAGAATGCCTTTTTTCAAAGCTACATACGCAAAGACGGCAACACTAAGAGTTTGGATCTTAGGGTTTTGTACTTCTAAGCAAACCCAACTTACAGCTAGCCAAAAGCCCTTTGGATAATGGTAACATGTTCATTTCTTTTAGAATGCCTTTTTGACAAAGCTTCATAGGCAAAGAGGGCAAAGCGAAGGGTTTTTGACCCTAGGGTTTTGTACTTGTAAGCAACCCCAACTTACAGCTAGCCAAAAGCCCTATGGATAATGGTAACatgttcatttcttttggattgccTTTTTGACAAAGCTGCATAGGCAAAGATGGCAACGCTAAGGGTTTGGATCCTAGGGTTTTGTACTTGTAAGCAACCCCAACTTACTGGTAGTCAAAAGCCCTTTGGATAATGGTAACATGTTCATTTCTTTTAGAATGCCTTTTTGACAAAGCTGGCAAAGACGGCAACACTAAGGGTTTGGATCCTAGGGTTTTGTACTTGTAAGCAACCCAAACTTACTGCTAGCCAAAAGTCCTTTCGATAATGATAACATGTTCGTGTCTTTTAGAGTGCCTGTCTGAGAAAGCTGCATAGGCAAAGATGGCAATGCTAAGAGTTTGGATCGTAGGGTTTTGTAACTATAAGCAACAACTTACCGCTAGATCATAGGGTTTTGTAACTATAAGCAACAACTTACAGCTAGCCAAAAGCCCTTTGGATAATGGTAACATGTTCATCTAATCGAGTGGGTATTTGATCCTAGGGTTTTGCGCTTGTAAGCAAACCCAACTTTCCGCTTGCCAAAGCCCTTTGGAAAATGGTAACATGTTCATCTAATCAAGTTGGCTGTCTATCGTCTATCTCATAAAAATCATGCTTAAACATTATAAGATAGCTCTCCCAACGGAGACTCTGTAACAGAGAAATTGTAGGTACTGAAAATATTTGCAGAGCTTTGAGTTTGAGCAACCCTTGGAGAGCAACACTTTACTGTGTTCTGATCCTGTAGTTAAGATGTATACATATTTATTGCAAAATTCTGTTCAACTGTAATCTGTTTTTTCTCATCAATAAGGAGCATCCCTGACGCATTAACGCAtagtttcttatttttcttcaAACAGATGAATAAAACTTCACTACTAGTAAGCTACATGCAGGCTTAAAGAGTCATTTACTTGTTAGGGGATTAACTCTGAAATGACTCATCACTACAGATTCAATATTAAAGAAGCTCAAAGGAACTGTGGGAAAAATTAACATGGTCAAAATATGTAATTGCTGTGCTTAAAATGATAGCTTTCATGCTATTCTTGAAGTTTAATTTAGATATTAATGAGCCTTTAATTTAGATCTTAATGAGCTAGTGGTATTGCCTTCTCAATCTTTTCAGTTCTTGCCCAGGTTTGTTTTAACTTTTACCCCAGAGCTATTGGCAAGAAGAAAGTCATCACCCCAAAAAGGGAATATAAAGAACAACTCATTGATATAATATGAAGTATTTACAAGGCTGTTGAATAATCCATTCAAGATAAAAGCTTCAATTCAATATGTTATACCGGGTATATCTCCAAATTGACACATCACTGCATATTCATAATCAAGAATCAAATAAAAGCCCGAGTCTTATATCTTGTAGCTGTTGTGCTTAAAGTCATGGTTGTTATGTTAATAATTTCGAAAGATCAATTGACATTCCCACTTTTAATATCTGCTTTCATTTACATTCTTGATCAAGATTGTGTGTTCCACAGAGCCATTGACACTGAGGAAGAGTTATTATCTCAAAGAGGGAACTTGAAGAATGGAAAGCACTCATTTATTGGACCAATAATTTAGAATTGGTTTGCTCATGTGAACAATACTTGGTAACTTCATTTATGAAGGAACTTGAGTTATAATCATGAGAAAACAACCATGAATAGCCTTGCTTGTTGGACTTACATCAATAATTCCTAAATCTTAAATCATCTATGGAGGAAAGAAATGTACATTTGCAGAGATCAGTCTTGTTTCAAAATAAGCGCAAGTACAGTTGCCTTCCTTTACTGTAGACACTGTCCAAACCTGGTATACAGAAATATCTTCAACTAAGCTATTCTCTAGTCATACATACTAATATGCAGGGGAAACTGGATGAATGCCTATTGCAATATGTCTTTTGGTAGCATTTCTTGGCAATTCCGCCTACATAAGTCCAGAACAAAAGAAAATTTCTAGCTCCTCCTTataaaaagagctacatttgagaTACCAGAGAAGCGTCAGTAGTGTCTGCCCAATAGATTGACAAACAATCAGAAAATTGGTCTCAAAAGACTTATTCTGAGTAGAGTTGGTCTGCAACTGGCACTGAGTGTCTTACATCGTGATAATTTTCTTATAAAGACAATTTCACCTGACAAATAATAAAAACTACGAAGAATGAAAGTTCATCTTTCCTTGCATGCATGGAACTATTATTTCCATGAAGAGACTGAAACAATAGAAGTATCTTGCCAAGCAAGAGTTAAAGTAAACCCATCTTGATGGAGCTTGAATGAATCATTTGAATACAAACCCAACAAGAGATTAGCTTGACATTGGCTGTAATGGCTGAGGGGAGAATCCTTAAAGCCTGAATGACGAAGAAACTTTCGCCAACTATCAATGCAGGCACATCTAAACGAATTTTCCTTATCATCCACAAGAACACTAGAGATATTGGGTGCAATGTAAACTCTTTCTATCAGAAGTCTTTCAGCATTATTTCTTTCCACGGAGGCTTCAATGGAGTGAAACACAGCCGTAAGGAAACTAAGACACTGCAGGAACCGGGCCACAGGTGAGGGCATGTTTTGATTGCTTTCAATTTCCATTACGGTAAGGATTACAGGGTTTACCCTTCTCAACAACGCCAAGAGCCTATGGATTTTACCTGTTCTGCAGAGCATTCTGTTGAGAACTACAGAGCAATTTACAGCTACAGTCTCATTAGCTTCTATATTGAAGGCAGATTCATCCAGTTCTTCCATGTCTGCAATCAGTGGTCGAAAGACGAATTCGATTCCTACTGATTGAGCGAACTCGAGCAGACGCCTCCCTGTCTGGTTCAATCTCCGCTCGTCATTTCCTATAGCTGTAATCTTGAGCAACGTCGGGAGGCCTCCAGGCCTGAGGGACAGGGATTGCATGAAGCTGGGCCACTGTAAGCCCTGTCTGATCTCTAGATCAATGATATGAACTTGTGAGGCACCCTCGACAGCTTCAAGTATTGCCTGGTTGCTAGTGAAGTGGAGAAATTTGTGATATGGAAGAAGCTGGTAAAAGGCTTGGTAAGCTAAATCATACTCCAGGCAAGGTTTCTCATTAGTTTTCTCCTCGGTTCTTCCTTGTTTGAAGCTGTGCTTCTTCAGAGCCTCGCTCGCATAGAAGGATAACCTTTGTAGGGGATCTCCAAATGGAGAAGAGAACTCTTGGAGCTTGGCAAGAAGAGAGTGCAGGATATCATGGTGTCCTTCTGTGCAGGCCTGTGCACATTTGATAAGGATTTGTACAGGATCCTCTTGGGCTACTGGGGGCTCTGGCAGACCTAAAGTGGGCTGAAACTCAGATGGGCATTCTCTAAACTTGCTGCTAATTTGGTCCAAAGGCGAATGCAAGCTAACAGAACTGCTGGATCCGACAACATCTGAATGGTCAGAAGGGCTGTAGCTAGCTTGAGCAGTGACTAAAACGGAGATATCATCCACACCAGCTTCGAAAAAAGGAGGGATTGGCACCTCATCAAAGGCCTCGCTTGGGACAATCCCTTCTACTGCATCAAATCCCTGATACAAACCATCAGGAACGCATGTTTCTTCTGTGACAGTGGACATAGATGCGAAACCATCACTATATGAACACCCCATGCTCTTGTTTTCGAAGCAGTATAGCTCACTAGCCCTTAAAATTGCAGGGCCGATAGGTTGCTGCTTGGGGTAAAAATTTCCAGAGTCCCAAACTGCTGTGTATTGGCTTCTAGGTAATGTTGTAAAGAGATCGATTTTCTCAGGTACAAGGTGGGAAGAGCTATCCAAGCCAACAAAAATACTGGGTTCCCATAAAGGCAGCcgttgctgctgctgctgctgctgatgGGCTCGCACATCCAGAGCTGAATTGTGCAGAAGCCAATCAGAGCCAGGACAAGAAGAAGGACGAACATTGTATGACATTGTTAAATTGTACTAAAAAGTTTGTCTCCTGCCAATACTCTTTTGTGTTAGAGAGGATTGATAATGAATCATAAGTTTGACACATGCGCCTATGCCTTTCTTGTTGCAGTAACTCCAGCCTATATAAAGGCCTAAGACATATAGATATGAATGGCAGATGATTGATGGAGGTGATGTGAGGAACGCAGTAGTACTTCAATTATCAACCTGCCTTGGCCTGGGCCTTGTGTTGTATTGCTTTCATTTACCTTACAAGACAAGGGAGCATGCCCTCCCTTACCATCTTAAAACACTCTTCCTCTCTCTGTCAGACAATACAGCTGTGTGTCATCCAATTACATACGTATAACTAAATGTACTTGTACCTTCCCCAAGCAATCCGGTTTCCTTAGTCCCCTCTCATCTCCTACACCAGGGGGGCACTCTGACATTGAGCTTCCTACTAAAATTTTGTGCCTGCAAGATTGTTATCATTACCTACCACATACAGTAGACTTGTCAATTATTTTTACCTATGTCATGAACTGTATTTGATAACTACAATACAGATATGCCCAAATTGTCAAACTCATATTTAATTCACTGTACAACCTAGTTTACTTATTGTCAACATCACACCAAAATCATAAAACTAGGCTATGTTTTAATAATGACACAGATAGTGTTGTTCATctatatatcttttatttttagGTTTTCTTCCCTTTATGATGTAATGAATCAAATAATTGCTCTCTTACTACTAGAAGAAAATTATATAAAAGTACAAAGGTTAGAGAGGTCCCTCCAAGAAAATGACTTCCACTTGGTAATGATGTAGGTCTTCCCATACTTGGCAGATTCTCAAATTTCAAATCAAACCTGTTTTTCATAAACAGTTGAAAAATACCACCAAGAACGCACCTATCGTAGAGTTTCAAAGGCACTAGTAAGAACTCTGTATATTGACCAAATTAAGACTATATCAATGTTAAAGGAATTTATAAAACCATGGGAGAGCTCTCgagaaaaaaaattattagtttTTTCAGCTACCTAGTTCCTTCAACTAATGTTTAAGTTGTTAGTTTGAACTGTAGGAGAATGGAAGTGCAGGAGAATGGCTCTTAAAAGTATTATTATTATTGGAAGTATATATGAAAAGTGTTCTATAAGCTATCttttttttaaactattaagaTGTGGTTTTGTGTCTTTCAAAATTTGATAGTATTAAGTTTTTACTTTAATTTGTCAATTTGTCAAGAGAATCCCTTTTAAAAGTTTAAACCTCTCTATTTGAGCTACTATCAATGAGTCGGATGCAATACAAAATTAAAAGACTCAAATAACAAAGCACACTTATGATAGAGCAATAATGGAGGCTAGGAACAAACAATGCAAAGCAATAACAAAACACATGCATCGAACCTCCATTATGATCATGGATGTTCTCTAAATGTGGTAGTATGTGGATGCTCTTAGTTAGTAGTTGTTTATTTTGACAATATAAGGTTAGCATGTAGATGAGTTGATGAAATGAGGGTGGCAAACCACTCTTAAATAGATTGTTCTAATGGAAAATAGAGGGCTAGGATGAAAGGATATAACCAATAGTCTTGATTTAGTTGCATGGATGGGATTCACAACCTTTCGATGGTGTCAAAAGAAGGAGCAAGGCCCTTGATCATTGGAGGAGATTTGGTCAACTTATGAGATGGAATAAGGTGAGAGTAAGTGTAAGCGGATTAGATGATGAGATGGGGAGCTAAGCATACTCATATGTGTGAAAAGCATGCTTACACATATGAAGAGCATGGTCACACATGAGAATTagagtggagatgagtcaagattAAGATATGAGATGGAGGGATAAGGTTTCTCTAAGTTAGCATGCTCACACATATTTGAGCAAGGAGTGGTATAGGGAACACATGTGAGAAGGTGAATGGTTACTACTTTGATTCATGGCTTAGCATTCAAGGATTGAGATCAAAATGACAATGTTATTTGTCCACTATTGTTGATGTTGAATAAATATTAGAAGAAATACTAAGAGATGGTTAATTAGCCCAATAAATTAATCAAGCatgatattaattaattgattagttgGCAAAATTGGGAGCTAAGATTAATTGATCAAACTAATTTAACTAATTGACCTTAGTGGAACAAAGGGGATTAATTGATGAATAATTGTGGGGATAAATAATTAAGTAATTggcttatttaattcatttatgataAAGTAGAATGAAAAATTAAGAAGTGAATCTGGGATTTCTATTGAAAGTAGTTTTGGGAATAGGCTTTAACAAATCTTGGGCCTGTGGACTCAATTTGATGGCATCTAAAATTGCACTAATATATTTTTTCTTAATAGGTTTGTAAGAATAAGCTATGCTAAATCATTCTCAAACATGGCCCTTGTTATGTGAGTAGTTAATTACTAttttcataacctagatcaatgaTTATGTCATCCCCAAGGGGAAGGCTCTAGTATGATTTGGATTCCTTGGTCTACCATGGCTTTTTTTATTGCATCATTGCCTCTTTAGGCCACATTGCTTGTGTTGAGTATGAGAAGTTCTATTTAGAACATCCCCAAAAACGTGTTTGTGCCAATATAGATATATCTGAAGGCCTAGAAGAATCAGTTGAAATTCAAATTCACCAAATATGTCATAGTCAAGGAGTCATATATCTCAACCTTCATAACACTTGTGTACATATACTATTTTTTCAATAACTTTATTTTTATGGACGAGAAGGCAATTCCCAATGTTTCCTGTGATCAAAGAGTGTAGATGCATCCCCCCTTCCCCATGTGTCTATTAGGTTCAAAATTTTCTAAGGTCCCAAAAATTTTCTATTTCTACAAATTATCAAAGCATAAGACTTTCCCTTCTTGACATCCTCTCCTTCAACCCCCACTCATTTTCTTACCTTATTAGAGACTTTGAATCCCTCATATTGATATGCCTCATGTCTAAACCCTAATCCCCAATGATTAGTAAGAATTAAGTGGTATTTTTTACTTCTAAATTTTAAGGTTTTACCTTTTTACATTGTTCATCCATACACACCCTTACATTATTACAATTTTTGACTTAGTGGCACACTAGAGAGTATTCTCCCACCCAAGAACATGGGTCAAATCTCAAGGGCACAAACTAACACACATTATCAAGTGAAGCACATGAATGATGTTATTCAATCAAACCAATTCAAGTAGGAGGAAAAGGGGAGTCATTTGTTGGAATACCATAATAAGTTAGCTACTCCTTTGACACCATTAATGTAGTGGCTGTATCCATGGCTACCCATGATTTCTGAACAAATTTGAGAAAACCTTTTGTAAACCTCTCTCGTTacttcaaattttgaaggatataacaAGGAGGGATGCATTTAGATTAAAAACCATTGCCTATTCTCTCAAAATTGAAACCCTAGCCACCATCATTTTAAGAACCAATGTTTAGATAGTTAGATATGAGAATGAACACCCTTATATTCACAAGAAGCTAGAGGATGAAAATGCTTTTGATTTCACAAGGTAGAGGATAAAACCTCTTTGCTTGATTACACATTTTTACCATAGGTTGTAATTAAGCTCCCATGGTCATGTGGACTATAACTTTATTAACTTTGTATGGTATGTTGTTGCTAAAGGATTGAGAATGAAGGTATATGTTGTGCACTTTCTATTATTTTTGCTTCTTACAATGGTATTAGGCATGTTATTTATGTGGAACTTATCATAGAGATTTATAATGTATTCTTGACCTGTTTGATTTAGGGTTTGTGGACTCTATTTCTAGTCAAGATTGATATTGTAGCAATGGTTTGTAATAGGTTTAGGATTTATTTGATATAGGTTTTTAAGCACTATATTTATAGGCTATGGTTACTATGATATGTGTTTGTTGGGTACTCAAAATTAATCTAATAAAAGATCATGTAGCTCACTTTAACGGTTTAGCATTATTCTTTTTAACACATTATTGTTGAAGCTGAAATGATCATTCCCACTTATACTCTTGGTTTCATCAAAATTCTTCAAATCTAGATTATTTGAGATCATTATCAAGTTTATATTTCCTAATCTCATCAACAATGCCATACAGTTGAGCAAGTTTATCCCAAGTATCCTTAGCTATTTTATGCTTATTAATATGAAATATACAATCAACAAATAGATATTTTCATAGAGTTACAAGATCCATAGTACTTTTAATTAGATAATGCATTTTCAAATTAGGATTTTTTGGTTCTAGTATAGATGCATCAATGTATTGAATCAATCATTTTTTCTATTAGTTTGATCCATGCATTTATTTTCCATgttgcatagttatgtggagttaaaagaggGAACTTAAGATGACTAATGGCTTAAATTTGAAAAGCACAAGTATAACAAACCAACTCATATATCTAGAAATTACCTCATATATCTAGAAATAACCACTATTTTTGTGTTTATAACTTTATTACCTTGTCAATTTTTAATAGTCTCAACTGAAAGCTCGGGATTTTGCAATAGCCAATCCAAGCTCTTATATCCTCTAGGCTTCACTTGAATTTATAAAATAAATCACACCTCCAACATGTAACATGTTGGCCATACAAACCAATTAAGGACAAGAATAAAAAAAAATGCTTTAACTAGAGACTTTG is part of the Cryptomeria japonica chromosome 10, Sugi_1.0, whole genome shotgun sequence genome and harbors:
- the LOC131036190 gene encoding GRAS family protein RAM1 — its product is MSYNVRPSSCPGSDWLLHNSALDVRAHQQQQQQQRLPLWEPSIFVGLDSSSHLVPEKIDLFTTLPRSQYTAVWDSGNFYPKQQPIGPAILRASELYCFENKSMGCSYSDGFASMSTVTEETCVPDGLYQGFDAVEGIVPSEAFDEVPIPPFFEAGVDDISVLVTAQASYSPSDHSDVVGSSSSVSLHSPLDQISSKFRECPSEFQPTLGLPEPPVAQEDPVQILIKCAQACTEGHHDILHSLLAKLQEFSSPFGDPLQRLSFYASEALKKHSFKQGRTEEKTNEKPCLEYDLAYQAFYQLLPYHKFLHFTSNQAILEAVEGASQVHIIDLEIRQGLQWPSFMQSLSLRPGGLPTLLKITAIGNDERRLNQTGRRLLEFAQSVGIEFVFRPLIADMEELDESAFNIEANETVAVNCSVVLNRMLCRTGKIHRLLALLRRVNPVILTVMEIESNQNMPSPVARFLQCLSFLTAVFHSIEASVERNNAERLLIERVYIAPNISSVLVDDKENSFRCACIDSWRKFLRHSGFKDSPLSHYSQCQANLLLGLYSNDSFKLHQDGFTLTLAWQDTSIVSVSSWK